A single genomic interval of uncultured Pseudodesulfovibrio sp. harbors:
- a CDS encoding UbiX family flavin prenyltransferase: MNKKRIILAVTGASGTVYAISLVKALADRDDVELHVIISAAAQKVLSMETDFPLDALTDGSHSIHDPSNIAAPPASGSWQHAGMIICPCSMATLSAVATGSGHTLIHRAASVTLKERRKLILVPREAPLNTIHLQNLLTADNAGAIILPACPGFYHRPETIEDIADHLAGKILDQLDIPHSLYKRWGE; encoded by the coding sequence ATGAACAAAAAACGAATAATTCTGGCCGTCACCGGAGCCAGTGGGACTGTGTACGCAATCTCGCTGGTCAAGGCTCTTGCTGACCGCGACGACGTGGAACTGCATGTCATCATTTCCGCCGCAGCGCAGAAAGTACTCTCCATGGAGACAGACTTTCCGCTCGACGCACTGACCGACGGTTCTCATTCAATACACGATCCATCCAATATCGCCGCACCACCGGCCAGCGGTTCATGGCAACACGCGGGCATGATTATCTGCCCCTGCTCCATGGCCACGCTGTCCGCAGTCGCCACAGGCTCGGGGCACACACTCATCCACCGCGCCGCAAGCGTTACACTCAAGGAACGCCGCAAGCTCATCCTTGTTCCGCGGGAAGCACCGCTCAACACCATCCATTTACAAAACCTGCTCACGGCTGACAACGCCGGAGCGATCATTTTACCGGCATGTCCGGGCTTCTACCACCGCCCGGAAACCATTGAGGATATCGCCGATCATCTGGCCGGAAAAATCCTCGACCAACTGGACATCCCCCATTCGCTCTACAAACGATGGGGAGAATAA